One segment of Nostoc piscinale CENA21 DNA contains the following:
- a CDS encoding ankyrin repeat domain-containing protein: protein MTENNDVLLLKAAKSGDIKRLSEILAAGVNIDACDRDGTTALMYAANLGYTEIVRSLLDAGANINLPRKRYGLTALMLAASNKQIDIVQLLISRGADVNAINEDGSTALMAAALKGYTEIVQILLAAGAKVNIADKDDDTALKLAVKQEHPAIVQLLAQNGADVNLQDEDGETLLMIAADVGNLAIVQALLGAGADINLQNSDGGTALLAAAAAGNSAIASALLDKDAQINLQDKDGETALHIAVVEGHLEVVKVLLNRGANVQIRNNLGDTPILVSVLQGHSEILEALLRSSANSYGELEIPLMAAISLGHTKTVQVLLDYGANPNTLGNDSQTALLKAAKRNQIEIIQLLLAKGANVNFQDIAGATALMWAASGGYTETVQILLKAGANPNLRNRGGYTALMLAEFNGYQDIVKLLQTAGAQE from the coding sequence ATGACGGAAAACAACGATGTCTTGCTGCTAAAGGCTGCGAAAAGTGGAGATATCAAGCGGCTGAGTGAAATTTTAGCTGCTGGTGTCAATATAGATGCGTGCGATCGCGATGGAACAACGGCGTTAATGTATGCTGCTAATTTAGGCTACACCGAAATTGTGCGATCGCTTTTAGATGCCGGGGCAAATATCAACTTACCAAGAAAACGCTATGGTTTAACGGCGTTGATGTTGGCTGCAAGTAACAAACAAATAGATATTGTGCAGCTTTTAATCTCCAGGGGTGCTGATGTTAATGCTATCAACGAAGATGGCAGCACCGCATTAATGGCAGCTGCACTCAAAGGTTATACAGAAATAGTCCAAATATTACTCGCGGCTGGTGCGAAAGTAAATATTGCCGATAAAGATGATGACACTGCTTTGAAATTGGCAGTCAAACAAGAACACCCCGCAATTGTGCAACTACTAGCACAAAATGGCGCAGATGTAAATCTTCAAGATGAAGATGGCGAAACACTCTTGATGATTGCGGCGGATGTGGGAAATTTAGCAATTGTGCAAGCATTGTTAGGCGCAGGTGCAGATATTAACTTACAAAACAGCGATGGGGGTACAGCATTATTAGCGGCGGCGGCGGCTGGTAATAGTGCGATCGCCTCTGCTTTACTAGATAAAGATGCCCAAATTAATCTGCAAGACAAAGACGGTGAAACCGCATTACATATTGCTGTTGTGGAAGGACATCTTGAGGTAGTGAAAGTTTTACTCAATCGCGGTGCAAATGTCCAAATTAGAAATAACTTAGGCGATACACCCATATTAGTCTCAGTCTTGCAAGGACACAGCGAAATTCTTGAAGCACTGCTGCGTTCTAGTGCAAACTCCTATGGCGAATTAGAAATTCCCTTAATGGCCGCCATATCCTTGGGACACACCAAAACAGTCCAAGTATTATTAGACTATGGCGCTAATCCCAATACTTTAGGCAATGACAGCCAGACAGCATTACTCAAAGCTGCTAAACGCAATCAAATAGAAATCATTCAACTGTTACTAGCCAAAGGCGCAAATGTCAATTTTCAAGACATAGCCGGAGCCACAGCATTAATGTGGGCCGCCTCTGGAGGCTACACTGAAACTGTGCAGATATTACTCAAAGCTGGTGCAAACCCCAATTTAAGAAATCGTGGTGGTTATACAGCTTTGATGCTGGCAGAATTTAACGGCTATCAAGATATCGTCAAACTTTTGCAAACCGCCGGCGCACAGGAATAA
- a CDS encoding DUF4079 domain-containing protein: protein MTLELSPAVKYWLNFFHPLMMWVLLALSLYAAYLGLQVQRTRNAQGEEKKELIKGKFNVKHYQIGSILLALMVAGAVGGMAVTYINNGKLFVGPHLLAGLGMTSLIAFSASLSPFMQKGANWARVTHILLNFVILGLFTWQAITGVQIVQRILTNA from the coding sequence ATGACTCTGGAACTGTCTCCCGCGGTGAAATACTGGCTTAACTTTTTCCACCCGCTAATGATGTGGGTGCTTTTGGCGCTTTCACTTTATGCTGCTTATTTGGGCTTGCAAGTACAGCGTACCAGAAACGCTCAAGGTGAAGAAAAGAAAGAACTAATCAAAGGCAAATTTAACGTCAAACACTACCAAATTGGGTCTATCCTCTTAGCTTTGATGGTAGCAGGCGCAGTTGGTGGCATGGCTGTTACCTATATTAATAACGGCAAGTTATTTGTCGGGCCGCACTTGCTGGCGGGGCTAGGAATGACTAGTTTAATAGCCTTTTCTGCTTCCCTATCTCCTTTTATGCAAAAAGGCGCAAATTGGGCAAGAGTAACGCACATTTTGTTGAATTTTGTAATTTTAGGTCTTTTTACTTGGCAGGCTATTACTGGCGTGCAGATTGTACAAAGAATTTTGACTAATGCTTAG
- a CDS encoding DUF1997 domain-containing protein, which translates to MLSTNGEYQSLDIKETVLPVETNLVETDNVVSDTNFDHQTRFCGCYSDFMEMYTSIDQVTEYLNAHSSWFIRCAEPMKVEPLGENGYALIIGRFGSFGYEVEPKVGLELLPPEEGIYRIRTIPIPGYQAPGYDVDYRASMQLKEYPSDDATISSTVTRVEWDLDLKVYLHFPRFIQRLPQSLIQSTGDRLLNQIVRQVSRRLTRKVQEDFHQSLGIPFPGNSKKKR; encoded by the coding sequence ATGCTTTCAACAAACGGCGAATATCAATCCTTAGATATAAAAGAAACTGTTTTACCTGTAGAAACCAACTTAGTAGAGACTGATAATGTAGTTTCTGATACAAATTTTGACCATCAAACCCGATTTTGTGGTTGCTACAGCGATTTTATGGAGATGTATACTTCAATAGATCAAGTTACGGAATATCTCAATGCTCATTCGTCGTGGTTTATCCGTTGTGCTGAACCAATGAAGGTAGAACCACTGGGAGAAAATGGCTATGCTTTGATTATTGGTCGTTTTGGCTCTTTTGGTTATGAAGTGGAGCCGAAAGTTGGTTTAGAACTTTTACCACCAGAAGAAGGAATATATCGTATTCGGACGATCCCTATTCCTGGCTATCAGGCACCTGGTTACGATGTAGATTATCGAGCTTCAATGCAATTAAAAGAATATCCCAGTGATGATGCTACGATTTCTAGTACGGTGACGCGAGTTGAATGGGATTTAGATTTAAAGGTTTATCTTCATTTTCCCAGATTTATCCAACGATTGCCTCAGTCTCTCATACAATCTACAGGCGATCGCTTACTAAATCAAATTGTTCGTCAAGTCTCTCGCCGCTTAACCCGCAAAGTTCAAGAAGACTTTCATCAGTCTTTGGGTATACCTTTCCCTGGTAATTCTAAAAAGAAGCGTTAA
- a CDS encoding ferritin-like domain-containing protein, protein MVHTTSPLAEDLAGKSYTLPNYWQIQQHLCSLIDDYVASEKLQERLEDLPRQFIHPQPRPWKPIDWQAINHSQIIGIKPEVFLSILIGAMDTEAPIRGYTQTSRQYLEKLHPRMGEFVGGTVNEAGELQEIGLWEKEERQHTPALMKIYTQLTGEKIIPKHRTVRGYIPTDDPHEDLYRHGLHRVATEYGATCLYLWLMAHTTGALQDVLEELAKDEINHMTKFWGFGVWTFPDTGLIRITTTLIKTRSQNYERNNLMRTLRRMMNTLNWNAWTATNKATLLFTFTYTMHRLWKWHNSLTPEYLQNLFAS, encoded by the coding sequence ATGGTTCACACTACCAGCCCATTAGCAGAAGATTTGGCTGGCAAAAGCTATACCCTGCCCAACTACTGGCAAATACAGCAGCATCTTTGTTCACTGATAGATGACTATGTAGCCAGCGAAAAGCTACAGGAACGCTTAGAAGATTTACCAAGACAATTTATCCATCCCCAACCGCGTCCGTGGAAACCAATTGACTGGCAAGCTATTAACCATAGTCAAATTATCGGGATTAAACCAGAAGTATTCTTATCCATTTTGATAGGTGCAATGGATACAGAAGCCCCAATTCGCGGTTACACCCAAACCAGTCGCCAATATTTAGAGAAATTACATCCCCGGATGGGGGAGTTTGTGGGTGGAACAGTTAATGAAGCTGGCGAACTGCAAGAAATTGGCTTGTGGGAAAAAGAAGAACGCCAACATACACCAGCGTTAATGAAAATTTACACCCAATTAACAGGCGAAAAAATCATCCCCAAACACCGCACCGTTAGAGGCTATATCCCTACAGATGATCCTCACGAAGATTTATATCGCCACGGCTTACACCGCGTCGCTACAGAATATGGTGCAACTTGTCTTTATCTGTGGCTGATGGCGCACACAACAGGCGCACTCCAAGATGTTCTGGAAGAACTCGCCAAAGATGAAATTAACCATATGACCAAATTTTGGGGCTTTGGAGTCTGGACTTTTCCCGATACAGGACTTATCCGCATCACTACAACCCTCATCAAAACTCGTTCGCAAAACTACGAACGCAATAACTTGATGCGTACCTTACGCCGCATGATGAATACACTCAACTGGAACGCCTGGACAGCCACCAACAAAGCCACCCTCCTATTTACCTTCACCTACACGATGCACCGTCTTTGGAAGTGGCACAACAGCCTGACTCCAGAGTATTTACAAAACTTATTTGCGTCTTGA
- a CDS encoding isoprenyl transferase: MNSLPLDLNPQTIPQHIAVIMDGNGRWATSRGLPRVAGHRQGARTLKQLLRCCKDWGIKVLTVYAFSTENWQRPIEEVNFLMLLFERFIRSELAPMQQEGVRISFIGDLSVLPLSLQAQMQRSMTETLNNQAIHFNVAVNYGSRNEITKACHHIAQLVQQGELSLEAINENLIEQYLYTAATPAPDLLIRTSAEMRLSNFLLWQMAYTEMYFTDTLWPDFDREAFHQALLSYQKRDRRFGQIKTACSA, from the coding sequence ATGAACTCCCTACCTTTAGACCTCAACCCCCAAACAATCCCCCAACACATAGCTGTAATTATGGATGGGAATGGTAGATGGGCGACTAGTCGCGGACTACCACGCGTAGCTGGACATCGCCAAGGTGCAAGAACCCTCAAACAACTATTACGCTGCTGTAAAGATTGGGGGATCAAAGTTCTCACAGTCTACGCATTCTCTACAGAAAATTGGCAACGTCCCATTGAAGAAGTAAATTTTCTGATGCTTTTATTTGAACGCTTTATACGCAGCGAGTTAGCGCCAATGCAGCAAGAAGGGGTGAGAATTTCTTTTATTGGTGATTTATCAGTTTTGCCTTTATCTCTGCAAGCCCAAATGCAACGTTCAATGACAGAAACATTGAATAATCAAGCAATTCATTTTAATGTGGCAGTGAATTATGGTAGCCGCAACGAAATTACAAAAGCCTGTCACCACATAGCCCAATTGGTGCAACAAGGTGAACTCAGCCTAGAAGCAATCAATGAAAACCTCATAGAACAATATCTCTACACCGCAGCTACACCAGCCCCAGATTTACTAATTCGGACTAGTGCAGAAATGCGGTTGAGTAATTTTTTGTTGTGGCAAATGGCCTATACAGAAATGTACTTTACTGATACTCTCTGGCCGGATTTTGACCGAGAAGCATTTCATCAAGCTTTGTTAAGTTACCAAAAACGCGATCGCCGTTTCGGGCAAATTAAAACTGCCTGTTCAGCTTAA
- a CDS encoding ATP-grasp domain-containing protein has product MNSKYNFDYFQGSCFSDLFAEDISDGDYAFILNYPATASWATYPNTKKYFIQDGSSEATKTSYDKIFQQEPWKNLAVLGNAIPGIVTSPPPQLLVNYWREHFGFNYENIEVIARSQYLDELNHSKYFDKLITLFPFDHLKREKHAVHPDTHYHLLNKATLAELGVPHPQYKTYHIDQVNLEDIHLPEKFPYLIKTSHGLSGEGTYIINNSNDLNYCWEELRKYLNIKLLNTIIVSEFIKNVVQNYCVQFYVSKKGDIKLIGTTKQLVTSEGNYLGGIIHYRQTDMNRFTKMIAAIGQYAHQQKYFGVIGFDVLENKDGQMYVIDVNFRVNGSTPLCLQRHTLLKLGKDVAKYFSNYRIIGSLESILVNLKAELDSKDLMILSALEKK; this is encoded by the coding sequence ATGAACTCAAAATACAACTTTGATTACTTTCAAGGGAGTTGTTTTTCTGATTTGTTTGCTGAAGACATCTCAGATGGCGATTATGCCTTCATTTTGAATTATCCTGCGACTGCTAGTTGGGCTACTTATCCCAACACGAAAAAATATTTTATTCAAGATGGTAGTAGTGAAGCAACTAAAACTTCCTACGATAAAATTTTTCAGCAAGAACCTTGGAAAAATCTGGCTGTTTTGGGTAATGCGATTCCTGGAATTGTTACCAGTCCACCACCACAGTTGTTAGTGAATTACTGGCGGGAGCATTTTGGGTTTAACTATGAGAACATAGAGGTGATAGCGCGATCGCAATATCTAGATGAGTTAAATCATAGTAAATACTTTGACAAACTGATCACTTTATTTCCCTTTGATCACCTCAAAAGAGAAAAACACGCTGTTCATCCAGATACCCACTACCACTTGCTTAACAAAGCGACGTTAGCCGAACTAGGAGTACCACATCCGCAATATAAAACTTATCATATTGACCAAGTTAATCTTGAAGATATTCACCTACCAGAAAAATTTCCCTATTTAATCAAAACCTCTCATGGCCTATCTGGAGAAGGAACTTATATTATTAATAACTCCAACGATTTGAATTACTGCTGGGAAGAATTAAGAAAATATCTCAATATTAAGTTGCTCAATACGATTATTGTTTCCGAATTCATCAAAAATGTTGTACAAAATTACTGTGTGCAGTTTTATGTAAGTAAAAAAGGTGATATCAAACTCATTGGCACTACAAAGCAACTTGTTACTTCTGAGGGTAACTATTTAGGTGGTATTATTCACTACCGTCAAACAGACATGAATCGATTCACAAAGATGATTGCTGCTATTGGTCAGTATGCTCACCAGCAGAAGTATTTTGGTGTTATCGGTTTTGACGTTTTAGAAAATAAAGACGGACAGATGTATGTAATTGATGTTAATTTCCGAGTCAACGGCTCAACTCCGCTTTGTTTGCAACGCCATACTCTATTGAAGTTAGGAAAAGACGTAGCTAAATATTTTAGTAATTACCGGATAATTGGCTCATTAGAATCAATTCTTGTGAATTTAAAGGCAGAATTAGATAGCAAAGATTTGATGATTTTGTCTGCTCTAGAAAAAAAGTGA
- a CDS encoding isoaspartyl peptidase/L-asparaginase family protein yields the protein MVLSIIVHGGAKTISEDKAKANIEGCQAAAEAGWSILTGGGNAQDAVEAAIRVLEDNPIFNASIGATLDTEGEVFLDAAIMEGSSYGWGGVAAVQKVRHPISVARKVMANQSMLLVSKGAEKFASEHGDEMCAPSELITDEQRQEWEEQGAVLDRPATVGCVALDDNGLLVAGTSTGGLANQPPGRVGDSALVGSGLYADNNLGACSTTGDGESIIPVVLAKTAIDFLMGDRHPNEAAQMAIDTLKSKVKGEAGCILLDPQGRVGWAYNSQDMAVAYINERMDKIAVFTRK from the coding sequence ATGGTGCTAAGTATTATTGTTCACGGTGGAGCAAAAACCATCTCGGAAGATAAAGCCAAAGCTAACATTGAAGGTTGTCAGGCCGCCGCAGAAGCAGGTTGGAGCATCTTAACTGGTGGGGGAAATGCTCAAGATGCAGTTGAAGCGGCTATTCGTGTGCTTGAAGATAACCCAATTTTTAACGCCAGCATTGGTGCAACTCTTGATACTGAAGGCGAAGTCTTCTTAGATGCGGCAATAATGGAGGGGAGCAGCTATGGTTGGGGGGGAGTAGCAGCTGTGCAGAAGGTACGTCATCCCATCTCAGTAGCACGGAAAGTTATGGCTAACCAATCTATGCTGTTAGTCTCAAAAGGTGCGGAAAAATTTGCCTCAGAACATGGCGATGAAATGTGTGCGCCTAGCGAACTCATCACCGATGAACAGCGACAAGAGTGGGAAGAACAGGGGGCAGTTTTAGATCGTCCTGCTACTGTTGGCTGTGTCGCCCTTGATGATAACGGATTGTTAGTTGCAGGAACATCAACAGGAGGACTTGCCAATCAACCACCTGGACGTGTGGGTGATTCGGCGTTAGTTGGTAGTGGTTTATACGCTGATAACAACCTCGGAGCTTGTTCAACTACAGGTGATGGGGAATCAATTATTCCTGTGGTTTTGGCAAAAACTGCGATCGATTTTTTGATGGGAGATAGACACCCGAATGAAGCAGCACAAATGGCAATTGACACTTTGAAATCTAAAGTTAAAGGAGAAGCTGGGTGTATTCTTTTAGATCCTCAAGGAAGAGTTGGTTGGGCTTATAATTCGCAGGATATGGCTGTGGCTTATATAAATGAAAGAATGGACAAGATAGCTGTATTTACTAGGAAATAA
- a CDS encoding MBL fold metallo-hydrolase: MLLRYAGFTILTDPNFLHQGDHIHLGYGISSTRLTNPALDIEQLPPLDLVVLSHMHEDHFDSIAAAKLDKNLPIITTHHAATKLKQKGFNSPQHLKTWETLTVAKGDANLCITAMPGIHGPGILKALLPPVMGSMLEFQTPKAETKFRLYITGDTLIHQQLYEIPRRYPNIDLALLHLGGTMAFGILLTMDAKQGVQAVQIIAPNTAIPIHFNDYTVFKSALEDFQKAVLQAGLEHKIKYLNHGDTYNFTVA, translated from the coding sequence GTGCTACTGCGTTACGCAGGGTTCACAATCCTTACAGATCCTAACTTTCTCCACCAAGGTGATCATATACATTTAGGTTATGGTATTAGTTCAACTCGCCTTACTAACCCAGCATTAGATATTGAGCAGTTACCGCCATTAGATTTAGTTGTACTGTCTCACATGCACGAAGATCATTTTGATTCGATAGCAGCAGCAAAACTCGATAAAAATCTACCTATAATTACCACACATCACGCAGCAACTAAACTTAAACAAAAAGGTTTCAACTCACCTCAACACCTCAAAACTTGGGAAACATTAACTGTTGCCAAAGGTGATGCCAACCTCTGCATTACTGCCATGCCTGGAATACACGGGCCTGGTATTTTAAAAGCATTGCTACCACCTGTAATGGGTAGTATGTTAGAGTTTCAAACACCCAAGGCAGAAACAAAGTTTCGCCTCTATATTACAGGTGATACTCTTATCCATCAACAGCTTTACGAAATTCCCCGACGGTATCCCAATATTGACCTAGCTTTGCTACATCTGGGTGGCACAATGGCTTTTGGTATCTTGCTAACAATGGATGCAAAACAAGGTGTACAAGCAGTTCAAATTATTGCTCCAAATACAGCTATACCAATTCATTTCAATGATTATACTGTCTTCAAATCGGCTCTGGAAGATTTTCAAAAAGCAGTATTACAAGCAGGCTTAGAACATAAAATCAAATATTTAAACCACGGTGATACTTATAATTTTACAGTTGCTTAG
- a CDS encoding tetratricopeptide repeat protein has protein sequence MSDSLPLRDRYLALIDEIVQLTLQGKVSSVEMVYQMLQKGITSGTGEIFELALSDRSTTIQYQVDSEQDELKKAKANRSLRAIKTIQNQWQRYAEQNKAIEAIATAVREITTASADERLTTLLRFTDPNQKQPLNSSQLQQLAKGLQQFAQLDPDIDQISQGITRGLVSWQRLQDHLISWMYEQNRDLGFGGVPGENGPWATWAKKVNSEFPQRFFRTLALEQSAIEFAEQQSHVTLSDWVELALILQYLQRGLVNWFDQQPYNVQAGSKLSISTYLTFAVIWSQLASGFGNTAARLGNAGSQMMLQILRNFAQRPYFPLYGGIFASFSGSYLRNALDYLDEPLRQVEGTQETARILTLLGYSQRALGQYQRSINFHLQALDIARNASDRPCEIANLNHLSRTYVQEKDYGEAINYSQRALILSRQAGDRNGEANALVNLGYSEVMQAQQLEQVEPETYEMPINYLEQGLKLLERLGDIQSKALCLSSLGIAYLVIDQAQTAIKYLEDGFKTAQTGGDLYLQGRNLAYLAEAYYQLQNAEKVIYTGSLGMYLLEQIASTEWKQPAGLLTILQGQIGKEAFQNLLQQHRPKIMAIIGVDGYDHIPALLTTYQQDM, from the coding sequence GTGTCAGACTCTCTGCCATTGCGCGATCGCTACCTCGCTTTAATTGACGAAATTGTCCAACTCACCCTCCAGGGCAAAGTTAGTTCGGTGGAGATGGTGTACCAGATGTTGCAAAAAGGTATCACATCGGGGACGGGGGAAATATTTGAGTTGGCGTTGAGCGATCGCTCCACTACCATTCAATATCAGGTGGATAGCGAACAGGATGAACTCAAAAAAGCTAAAGCTAACCGCAGTCTCAGAGCAATTAAAACAATTCAAAATCAATGGCAACGTTATGCAGAACAAAACAAAGCCATAGAAGCGATCGCTACAGCAGTGCGAGAAATTACCACAGCCTCCGCCGATGAACGCCTCACTACATTGTTGCGTTTCACAGATCCCAATCAAAAACAACCACTCAATTCATCACAATTACAGCAGTTAGCCAAAGGTTTACAGCAATTTGCTCAATTAGATCCGGATATTGACCAAATATCACAAGGTATCACCCGTGGTTTAGTTTCTTGGCAAAGACTCCAAGATCATTTGATTAGTTGGATGTACGAACAAAATCGAGACTTGGGATTTGGCGGTGTACCGGGAGAAAACGGCCCTTGGGCAACTTGGGCAAAGAAAGTTAACAGTGAGTTTCCCCAAAGATTCTTTCGGACTTTAGCTTTAGAACAATCGGCAATTGAATTTGCCGAACAGCAAAGCCATGTTACTCTGAGTGACTGGGTAGAATTAGCGTTGATATTACAGTATTTGCAACGTGGTTTAGTCAACTGGTTTGACCAACAACCATATAATGTGCAAGCAGGCTCAAAATTATCAATTTCGACTTATTTGACCTTTGCGGTGATTTGGAGTCAGTTAGCCAGTGGTTTTGGTAATACGGCAGCGAGATTGGGTAATGCAGGTTCGCAAATGATGTTGCAAATTCTGCGAAATTTTGCCCAACGTCCTTATTTTCCCCTTTATGGTGGGATATTTGCCTCATTTTCGGGGAGTTATTTAAGAAACGCCTTAGATTATTTAGATGAACCTTTGCGCCAAGTCGAAGGAACCCAAGAAACAGCGAGGATTTTGACACTGTTGGGTTATTCGCAACGGGCTTTAGGACAATATCAGCGTTCGATTAACTTTCACCTGCAAGCATTAGATATAGCCAGAAATGCAAGCGATCGCCCCTGCGAAATTGCCAACCTCAACCACCTCAGCCGGACTTATGTACAAGAAAAAGATTATGGCGAGGCGATTAATTATAGCCAACGCGCTTTAATCTTGAGTCGGCAAGCAGGCGATCGCAATGGTGAAGCCAACGCTTTGGTAAATCTTGGTTACAGCGAAGTTATGCAGGCACAACAACTAGAACAAGTTGAACCCGAAACTTATGAGATGCCAATTAATTATTTAGAACAAGGTTTAAAGTTATTAGAAAGATTAGGAGATATTCAAAGTAAAGCTTTGTGTTTGAGTAGTTTAGGCATTGCTTATCTGGTAATTGACCAAGCTCAAACGGCAATTAAATATTTAGAAGACGGTTTTAAAACAGCCCAAACTGGTGGAGATTTATATCTTCAAGGCAGAAACTTAGCATACTTAGCCGAAGCTTATTATCAATTACAAAATGCCGAAAAAGTTATTTACACTGGTAGTTTAGGTATGTATCTTTTAGAGCAGATTGCTTCTACGGAATGGAAACAACCAGCAGGTTTATTAACAATTTTGCAAGGACAAATCGGCAAAGAAGCATTCCAAAATTTGTTACAACAACACCGCCCTAAAATTATGGCAATCATTGGCGTGGATGGTTATGATCATATTCCTGCATTATTAACGACATATCAACAAGATATGTAA
- a CDS encoding HAMP domain-containing protein: protein MAIRILAVVIVSAGLSYLHLMSTLEFQTREQLQKYVLERGRREENLFQLAQDNHQILKKALLKRLEPINNQSSREEFNNLLHLWSDGTRRNFLENRPVKEFDTEQYPSVFIGKQVPNMAELQQRVLVFYELVNSYGPAWKNRFIDTYIMSSENLIVAYWPNVPWGIEAKADLFIPNEEYFYVADKKHNPARRTVWTGLYFDVVTKQWYVSVETPVDDRSGNHIATIGHDIILNELMTRTINDHLHGTYNLIFRGDGRLIVHPNYLPQIQEKLGHFNILNASDAHLQRIFHASANLPSQAAVIDNSHDNEYLAVTKLNGPDWYFVTVYPKSLLSKIAGNNANFVLIVGLISLILEIVLLFFVLYQKVTRPLNKLVVATNQVSKGNFNLNLDTNLPNELGVLATSFTSMASQLHESFALLEKSNEELEMRVQSRTDELFQVLQDLQQTQSQLIQTEKMSSLGQLVAGVAHEINNPVNFIHGNIAHIDSYTQDLLKLIQAYQLHCSHPPATLQETLDEVDFDFLNEDLPKLLQSMKVGTDRIRQIVLSLRNFSRLDESEFKPVDIHEGIENTLLILQHRLKGNPEFPAIEVVKNYGQLPLVECYAGLLNQVFMNLLANAIDAVEESTRKQTNTKTQAPIICISTRVRLIIRYKLRSPIMA from the coding sequence ATGGCAATCAGAATTTTAGCTGTTGTGATTGTTTCAGCCGGACTTAGTTACCTGCATTTGATGTCCACACTGGAATTTCAAACCCGCGAACAATTACAAAAGTATGTTTTGGAGCGAGGACGGCGAGAAGAAAATTTATTTCAATTAGCACAAGATAACCATCAGATATTAAAAAAAGCATTATTAAAACGACTAGAGCCGATAAATAATCAAAGCTCACGGGAGGAATTTAATAATTTATTGCACTTATGGTCTGATGGCACAAGACGTAACTTTCTTGAAAACCGACCTGTTAAAGAGTTCGATACAGAGCAGTATCCCTCAGTTTTTATCGGTAAACAAGTCCCAAACATGGCAGAACTTCAGCAGCGAGTACTAGTCTTTTATGAATTAGTAAACAGTTATGGGCCAGCCTGGAAAAATCGTTTTATTGATACTTATATTATGTCCAGTGAAAACTTGATAGTCGCTTACTGGCCGAATGTACCTTGGGGTATAGAAGCAAAAGCAGATTTATTCATCCCTAATGAAGAGTATTTCTATGTTGCTGACAAAAAACATAATCCTGCCAGAAGAACTGTATGGACAGGGCTTTATTTTGATGTTGTCACAAAACAGTGGTATGTTTCTGTGGAGACACCAGTAGACGATCGCTCTGGTAATCATATTGCCACCATTGGGCATGACATTATTCTCAACGAATTGATGACACGCACTATCAACGACCATCTACATGGGACGTATAATCTGATTTTTCGCGGCGATGGACGTTTGATTGTGCATCCTAATTATCTGCCGCAGATTCAAGAAAAATTGGGACATTTCAACATTTTGAATGCTAGTGATGCACATTTACAACGGATTTTTCATGCCAGCGCCAATCTGCCATCACAGGCAGCAGTAATTGATAATTCCCATGACAATGAATATCTGGCAGTCACCAAACTAAATGGCCCAGATTGGTATTTTGTAACTGTCTATCCTAAATCACTGTTATCAAAAATTGCAGGTAATAATGCTAATTTTGTGCTGATAGTGGGATTAATTTCCCTCATACTAGAAATTGTTTTATTATTCTTTGTTTTGTATCAGAAAGTTACCAGACCCCTAAATAAATTAGTAGTAGCGACTAATCAGGTTTCTAAAGGAAATTTTAATCTTAATCTTGATACTAACTTACCAAACGAATTAGGGGTGTTGGCAACTTCTTTTACTAGCATGGCTAGTCAATTGCATGAATCTTTTGCACTTTTGGAAAAAAGCAATGAAGAACTAGAAATGCGAGTGCAAAGTCGGACAGATGAATTATTTCAAGTGCTTCAGGATTTGCAACAAACTCAGTCTCAATTAATTCAGACTGAAAAAATGTCTAGTCTAGGACAACTAGTGGCGGGAGTTGCCCACGAAATTAACAACCCTGTGAATTTTATTCATGGCAATATTGCCCATATTGATAGTTACACTCAAGATTTGCTGAAATTAATTCAGGCATATCAGTTACATTGTTCTCATCCACCCGCAACGCTGCAAGAAACTTTGGATGAGGTTGATTTTGACTTTCTCAATGAAGATTTGCCCAAGCTATTGCAATCCATGAAAGTTGGTACTGACCGGATTCGGCAAATTGTTTTATCTTTACGCAATTTCTCTCGCCTGGATGAATCTGAATTTAAACCTGTTGACATTCACGAAGGTATCGAAAATACTTTGCTGATTTTGCAACATCGCCTCAAGGGTAATCCAGAGTTTCCCGCCATTGAAGTAGTGAAAAATTACGGACAGTTGCCTTTAGTTGAGTGTTATGCTGGGCTACTCAATCAAGTGTTTATGAATTTACTGGCGAATGCTATTGATGCTGTAGAAGAATCAACCCGAAAACAGACAAACACCAAAACCCAAGCCCCGATAATTTGCATTTCTACGCGGGTGAGGCTAATCATCAGGTACAAATTGCGATCGCCGATAATGGCTTAG